The sequence below is a genomic window from Pirellulales bacterium.
CTCGCGGCCTCGCTGGCGGCCGGAGCCGAGCTGCGCGAAGCGATGGAATTGGCAATGGCCGCCGCTTCGCTGGTGGTTCATCAACTCGGCACGACCGGCACGGCGACGGTCGAAGAAATGGATCGCCTACTGAAGTTCAGCGCCAATTGAAACGGCCGATCTGCCGGAGATAGCCGCACCGGGCAAATCAATCTTCGCAATCAAGCGTCTGCGAATAAAGAGGCGGCGGGCGAAAAGGCATCGAGTGCAATTTCGCCCGCCGCTCGGGACCAAGATCGCCGGACCAAGATCTTTCGGCGAGAATTCCTGGCGTTAAACGTCGATTTCGATGTCGTTGATGGAAACGTCCGGCTCGTTGCCGCCGTCGACCAGCCGGCCCCAATCCGAGTCGCTCGAGCCGCCGGCGCCGCTCCGCTCGCTTTCGCGCTGGCACTCGATGCAATAAGTCGCATAGGGGAGCGCGTTGAGCCGGGCCATCGGGATTTTCACCCCGCATCCCTCGCACACGCCATATTGGCCGATGCGCATCCGTTCCAAGGCGTTTTCGATACGGGCTAGTTCGCGGCTTTCCACCTCGGCCAATTGCGAACTAATTTCGTCTTGTGCCGAATCGAGGGCCGCATCGACCACGTCACCGGCCGCCTGAGCGCGGAGTTCTTTCAGTAGGCTCAAGTCGCCCGCCAACGCTTGGCGCAATGCATCGCGCCGCTTGATCAAGATCTGTCGCATGCCGAACAATGAGTCTTTGCGTGCCATATGTCCCCATTCCACTTCGTTGTCCGACCAAGCGTCCAAACCGCGGGAGATCGGCCATCTCGCTACTGCCGATTATCGAATCGATTTTCGATTTCTGGCTGCCGTATGCCCTTTGATAGGCGCGTTGCCGCCGACCAAATTGTCCCCCTGCGTTACGCTAAAACCGTCCAGCGAATGTTCCAGAGTGCCTCGGGTTTCCTTGTTTCCGCCATTACATCAACCCAATTTGTCAGCGCTCGAATCTGGTTGTTAAACCCCGCGAATCGCGTTCCGGCTGCAACCGAAATATACTACGCAACTCAGCACGGACAGATCGGCCTAATTTCCTCTCGACGAGAACAATTTTCGCCTATCGGATTCCGCGGCTTAACCATTGCGCGGCCAAAGGCTTAGCGCAGTAATTCAGCCCATTTTTGTGCGGCATGACAGTCCCGCTACAAAATGTTTCAAAACGTCGCCGGACACTTTGTGAGCCAACTCGCTCGCCAAGCGTTACCGCCGACCGGCCGCCAACCAGATAAGCTTGGTTGTCCGTGCGACATCCAAACGCGCTCGTTTGCAGCCTTGGGATAATCGGCACAATCGGCAAAGATGTGCAGCACTTTTTTGCCGATTGCGGCAACAATCGCGTCTTTGGCGGCCAGCACATGTGCGGCGGACAGCAACAGAAGTTCCGCAATCCTCCTGAATAGCCCATCTGCTGGCTTTCCTGGCGATAGCCATCGAGGATTTCAGCTAGGGCGGCCCGTTGACTTGGCTCGCCTATAAGCTACATCTCCTGTGTTCCTTCCCATTTACAGCGGGTGGATGCGAGCGCGGGATGACAGAGTCGCCAAAGACAACGAATGCCCCCCTTCTTGGGAGACCGAGCGATGCCTTGGTGCTTCGTCTGCTCAACACTGCGCACGAAGGTCGGCTGATCCGGCTCGCCGCGGCCAAATGCACCGTGGGATCGGCGGTCAATTGCACCTTGCGAGTTCAAGCTGCCGGGGTCAAGCCTGTGCACTGCTTGATTCTTCGGGGCCCAAGCCAAACCATTGTTCGCCGCTGGTCCAGCCAGACACAGCTCAACAACGAGCCGTTTAACGATGCTCCGCTGAAGATCGGCGATCGGCTGGCAATTGGCCCACTCGACTTGGAAATCGTCGAAGGGATTGCTCCGCAACGTGTGGCGAACAAGGGTTTCGCGAGGGCGAAGTCTGGCCTGCAAGCCGATCTTGCGCCGTCGGCCGTTGCCGCAGGCAGCGGAGGCCCGCCGTCCGCCACGGCCGTCATCGAGATGCCTGGCGCGGGAAAGAGCGATTCGATCGCGCCTGCCACGCCCGCCAATCGTCGGCAGATTCGCCGCCTTCGTCGCCGGCTTCGACGTGCGCATCTTCGCATCGCCGACTTGGAAGCAAAGGTCGTCGAGCAATCGGAGCGGATTGCCGCCGCGGAAACGGCTTACGCTCAACTCGAAGCCGGCCTGGCCGCGGCCGACGCGAAACGCAGCCGCCTCGAATCCGACCTTGCCACGCTCACGGCAAAGCATGCCGACACCGACGCCCGGGGCCAGAAGGCTGCCGCAGAGCGTGAAGCGGCCGGCGTCGAACTCGCGCGGCTGGAGTCGGAGCTCTCCCTAGCCGCCGCGACAATCGCGCAGCTCGAGCGTCAGCGCGGCGCTCGCGATGCCGAACTAGCCGCCGCCGCGGCAGCCGTCGAAAGATCTCGCGCAGAACTTGCAAACCGCGCAGAGCAGCTTCGCGCGTTCGAACTGGCACTCTCCGAGCGGAAAGATCGGTGGGAATCCGCATACGCGAGCCGAGATCGCGATTTGCACGAGCAGTTGGCCGAGAGTGCGCGACAGCTCGCCTCGCTCCGCCAACAGGCCGAATCGCTCGCCAAGCAAGCCGTCGAGATCGAAAATCGCAAGAACGAGACCGAATCTTTCGCCGAGCAAAACCACGAGATTGCCGCCCGATTGGAAAGTCAAGCGGCCGCGGTCGCCGCGCGACAAGAGGAATTGAACCAGTGTCGGGAAAACTGGCAGGCGGAGCAGCAACGGCAGCAGCAGCAATTGAGCGACCGCGCCGACGAGCTCGAAGCCCGGCAACACGCGGTCGCCGAAGCCGATGAGCGGCGGAAGGCGGACCAAGAGCGCGAGGCCAACCGGTTGGCCGAACGTGAGTCGTCGCTCGAACAAAAGCTTGCGGCACTGTCGACGCGCGACACGTCGCTAGCTGCAACCGAAGCATCGCTGTCGGAACGGGAAGAATCGCTGCGATCGCTGGCCGACGCGCTCGCGTCCGACCGCCAGGCCATCCAGGCCGAACGGGAAGCCATCGAACAAGAACGCACCGCGAATCTGACCGTGCGCGAGGCGATCGACGCCGAGCGGCAAGCAATTCAAAACGAACGCAGCGCGCTCGCCGCCGGCCTCGAATCGCTCGCCGCCGATCGGGCCTCGCTGCAGACCGGCGTCGAACAGCTCCAAAGCGATCGCGGTCACTTGGCCACGCAGCTCGCGGCAGCGGAATCCCGCGAACGCGAAGTGCAGGTTCAACTCGACGAAATCGCTTCGCAGCGGACCGCCGTCGACGGCGAGCGCAATTCGTTGGCGACCGAGCGGCAAGCATTGGAAGCGGAACGGCAGGCCATCGAGACGCTCCGCCACGAATTCGAGACGAAGCAAACCGAGTTGGCGTCGCAACGCGAAGCCCTCGATGCCGACCTCCGCGCTCTCGAGGCCGACCGTCGGACGTGGGACGCGCAACGGCAACAAATCGAAACCGAACGCGAGGAAATTCAGGCTGCCCGACAGCGAGCGGAGACCGATCGACAGGCGCTCGAGGCGGTCCGACACAGCCTCGACGCCGAGCGGCACGATATCGATCTGCAGCGCCAATCGTCGGCCGCGATCGAGCGGCAGCTCGCCGCGCAGCGACAAGAATTGGTTGTTCAGGAACAAGCTGTCGAGGCGGCGCGGAAAATAGCGGAAGGGGCGGAGCACGAGCAGTTGTCCGCCGCGCGCGAGGCGCTCGCCGCGGAACAGCACCAGCTCGCCGAGGTCCAAGCAGCGCTCGCTGCCGCGCAAAACACGCTGGAAGCAGAACGCCCGTCGCTGATCGCCGAGCGAACCGAACTCGCCGCACAGCGAACCGAACTCGCCGCCGAACGCGACGAATTTGCCGCCGAGCGAAACGAACTCGCTTCCGGGCAAAGCGCATTCGCGGCCGCGCAGAGCCGGCTTGCCGCCGAGCAAGGCCAGCTCCATGCCGAGCGGGAAACCCTCGCCGCAGAGCGGAAGCAATTTGCCGCCGACCGGGAAAACTTCTCGGCAGGGCAGCACGAATTCTCCGTCAATCAGGAACAGGTCGCTGCCGCGTTGGATCGGTTGTCGGCCGAACAGCAGTCGCTTGCCGCCGATCGCCAGGCGTTCGAGGCCGAGCGACAAACGCATCTCGCTGAAATCGATAAGCTATCGGCCAAGGCCCGCGACGCTCTCGAACAAGTCGCCGAACAAGCCGCGGCAATGGCAGCCGCGCGCGACGAAATTCAGTGGCAGCAGCAAGCCTGGACCTTGGAGCGCGAGCAATTGCAAGCCCGGCTTGTCGCCGAGCAGGAACATTGCCAGCGTCAATCCGCCGACATGGAGACCTTGCGAAGCGAGCTGGAACGCCGCCAGGTCACCGACCGGTCCGAGCAAGTCGAAAGCGAACAGCAGCTTGAGCTACGCCGGATCGAATTGGACCGCCGCGCTGAAGCGCTTGAGGCCGAACGCCGAGATTTGCAGTCCCGCCGCGAACAACTCGACGCCGCTGCCGCGGCGGCCCTGGTTCCTCCGGCCGCCGCTGCCGATCCGGCCGCCGCCAATGCTGGAATCGTGCCGGCTGATACCGTGTCTGCAACGGCAGCGACCGAGCCGATTTTTGCGAATGCGGATGCAAGCCGACGTTTTTCCGACGAAGCTGGCCGGCCTGCGGCGATCGCCGATCGCGACAACGAAGACGTGGCAACCGACGACATCTTTGCCCGGCTTCGCTCGCTCGCGCTTCTGAAAGAGGACGGCAGCGAATCGCAGCTCATGGGATCGTCTGGATTGGACGAATCGGAAGTGGCCGAAGCAAAAAGCGATTCCCAAGAGCTGGCCGGCGAACAAGGACTTGCTCCGTTAGCGGCCGCGCCAAAGGGCGAAACGGACGAGGAATCGATCGACGACTACATGGCCCGGTTGCTTCATCGCGTCCGCGGCATATCGCAAGACCAGCCGGCCGCAGTGGTCAGGGGAGCGCCGGCCGCAGCCCGGCCGCCCGTATTCAAGCCAGCCGCAGCGGTGGCTCTTACCGAGAGCAAGCCGGCCAGCGTGGCGGCAGCCGATCATCCGCTCGACGCGAAGCCGCTACCGGCGGATCAGCCGGTGATGACGGGGCCTCTGGTCGCCCGTTCCGCGCCGCCGGAAGCGGCTGCCAATATCGCCGCCATGCGCGAACTTGCCAACACGGCCGCCCGCCGGGCAATCAGCCATCATGCGAAAGGGCGTTCGGGGCGCATCGCGGCGAGCAAGGCGTTTTCGGCCCTGCTCGTGCTGGGCGTCGGCGCGTGGCTGCTTTGGAAATCGATGGCGGGGAGTCTGGCCTACCGCTATAGCGGTGCGGCGGCCTTGATCGTCGCCGCGTTCTGGCTCGTGCAAGCGGCTGCGTTGGCACGCGGAAGCCGCATGACCAATCGCGCCGATAAGTCGAGCGGAGCCGTATCGAAAACCGGCGGCAAAAAAGCCGCGCCCGGCGGCGGCTCAAGCAATCGCTGAAGCATCGCTCAAGGGCGCGCGACCGCCGGGGCGCTGTCGATCGTCATGCTGCC
It includes:
- a CDS encoding FHA domain-containing protein — its product is MLRLLNTAHEGRLIRLAAAKCTVGSAVNCTLRVQAAGVKPVHCLILRGPSQTIVRRWSSQTQLNNEPFNDAPLKIGDRLAIGPLDLEIVEGIAPQRVANKGFARAKSGLQADLAPSAVAAGSGGPPSATAVIEMPGAGKSDSIAPATPANRRQIRRLRRRLRRAHLRIADLEAKVVEQSERIAAAETAYAQLEAGLAAADAKRSRLESDLATLTAKHADTDARGQKAAAEREAAGVELARLESELSLAAATIAQLERQRGARDAELAAAAAAVERSRAELANRAEQLRAFELALSERKDRWESAYASRDRDLHEQLAESARQLASLRQQAESLAKQAVEIENRKNETESFAEQNHEIAARLESQAAAVAARQEELNQCRENWQAEQQRQQQQLSDRADELEARQHAVAEADERRKADQEREANRLAERESSLEQKLAALSTRDTSLAATEASLSEREESLRSLADALASDRQAIQAEREAIEQERTANLTVREAIDAERQAIQNERSALAAGLESLAADRASLQTGVEQLQSDRGHLATQLAAAESREREVQVQLDEIASQRTAVDGERNSLATERQALEAERQAIETLRHEFETKQTELASQREALDADLRALEADRRTWDAQRQQIETEREEIQAARQRAETDRQALEAVRHSLDAERHDIDLQRQSSAAIERQLAAQRQELVVQEQAVEAARKIAEGAEHEQLSAAREALAAEQHQLAEVQAALAAAQNTLEAERPSLIAERTELAAQRTELAAERDEFAAERNELASGQSAFAAAQSRLAAEQGQLHAERETLAAERKQFAADRENFSAGQHEFSVNQEQVAAALDRLSAEQQSLAADRQAFEAERQTHLAEIDKLSAKARDALEQVAEQAAAMAAARDEIQWQQQAWTLEREQLQARLVAEQEHCQRQSADMETLRSELERRQVTDRSEQVESEQQLELRRIELDRRAEALEAERRDLQSRREQLDAAAAAALVPPAAAADPAAANAGIVPADTVSATAATEPIFANADASRRFSDEAGRPAAIADRDNEDVATDDIFARLRSLALLKEDGSESQLMGSSGLDESEVAEAKSDSQELAGEQGLAPLAAAPKGETDEESIDDYMARLLHRVRGISQDQPAAVVRGAPAAARPPVFKPAAAVALTESKPASVAAADHPLDAKPLPADQPVMTGPLVARSAPPEAAANIAAMRELANTAARRAISHHAKGRSGRIAASKAFSALLVLGVGAWLLWKSMAGSLAYRYSGAAALIVAAFWLVQAAALARGSRMTNRADKSSGAVSKTGGKKAAPGGGSSNR
- a CDS encoding TraR/DksA family transcriptional regulator: MRQILIKRRDALRQALAGDLSLLKELRAQAAGDVVDAALDSAQDEISSQLAEVESRELARIENALERMRIGQYGVCEGCGVKIPMARLNALPYATYCIECQRESERSGAGGSSDSDWGRLVDGGNEPDVSINDIEIDV